A stretch of DNA from Paenibacillus albus:
CACGAACGGTGCGGATGCGAGAGAAGTGGAGATGACAAGTGTTTGACCAGGCTGTACGTTAACGCCAACCTGTACGGCGAGAGCGGCATAGCGCTCGAGTTTTTCTTCGAAAGTTGCCAAAATATTTCACTCCTATAGGACAGAATAGATTTATTTTAACATACAACCCGTGCAATTCCCTAAAGTGGGAACTAAGGTGTATAATTGATGCTCAACGAACAGCAAAGAAGAGGTGACACACGTTGGCAGCGCTTCAACCGTTTACCGAGCGAGTCATTGCCGTTATCCGCAGCATCCCGGCCGGGAGCGTTATGACGTATGGCCAAATTGCCGAACAAGCCGGCAGTCCTAGAGCCGCAAGGCAGGTCGTTCGCATTCTTCACTCGCTCAGCGAGAAGCATAATCTGCCTTGGCACCGCGTCATTAACGCCAAAGGCGAGATCGCGATCGCGAACGACGAAGGCCGATTTATGCAGCGTTATTTGCTGGAGGAGGAGGGCGTGTACGTTAATCCTGCAGGCTTCGTTGATTTAGAGCAGTACCGGTATGAGCCGGCACCGAATTACTAAGGATGTAAGAAAGAAGGATTTATTTTGCCTAGACTCATCTATGCCGCGCTTCTGGGACTCAGTCTCATTTGGGGCGGTTCGTTTTATTTTATCAAAATATTGCTGCATGACTTCGGCCCATGGTCCATCGCTTTTCTTCGCTCGGGCTTCGGTCTTCTTGTTGTAGTGGTCATTATGACGGTGTTTAAGAAGCCTTTCGGATTTCGGACAATCCCGTGGCTGGCGATGTTCATCATGGCGCTCATTAATACCGCCGTGCCGTGGACGTTAATCGGCTTCAGCGAGCAGCGGCTGACGAGCAGCCTCGCTTCCATCCTGAATGCAACGACGCCGGTATGGACAATTGTGGTCGGCATTGCCTTCTTCGGCAACAAGTCGAGTCGGATGCAGTGGATCGGACTTGCGACAGCTACGATTGGCGTGATCATCCTGCTGGGCATTCGCCCCGGTACGCTCCTCTCTTTTGACGGAATCGGACTGATTGGCATGCTGTGCGCGACGTTGGCCTATGCGATCGGCTCGCATTTGTCCAAACGATTGTCGCTTCGCGGATTGACCATGTACCAGATTACATACGGCACGCTGCTGAGCAGTACGGCGGTAAGCGGGATTTTCGCATTTTCTACCGAATCTATTACTTGGGCGCATCTGACTTCGGCGGATAATGTCCCGATGTTCCTTAGTCTCGGCATGCTCGGCTCGGGCTTCGCCTACATCCTGTTCTATTATATGGTGGAGAAAGGAAGCGCCGAATTTGCGTCGATGGTGACGTACTTGGTGCCATGCACGGCATTAATCTGGGGCTCCACGCTGCTTGGCGAGTCGATCAAATGGAATATGCTCGTTGGGCTCGTCATTATACTTGGTGGCGTGTTTATCGCAAGCCGCAAACCGAGAACAGGCGATGTGATTAAGTCAAGGGAAGCACGGTCAAGCTAGTAAGAAGCAGTCACGATTTGAAAGGAATACACAAGGGTCGAGGAGGGAATGTGTTGTCTTTCGTATCACGGCTTAAATGGTTTTTCAAAGAGAGATGGCTGTACTATGCGGTAGCGATAAGTCTAATGACAATCGTGAGCCTGCTGCAGACCGTCCCGCCAAAAATGATCGGGAATACCGTTGACCGCATCCGCAGCGGGAACCTTACAGCATCGCAATTAAGCAGCACAGTACTGCTGCTGCTAGGCTTATCTTTGTTATTATATGTGCTCGTCTTTATCTGGATAACTACGCTGTACGGCAATTCTGTACTGATCGAGAAGCTGCTTCGCGGGCGGTTTCTGGCGCATCTCACACGGATGACGCCGTCGTTCTTCCAGCGCAACAATACCGGGCAGTTGATGGCGCTTGCGACTAATGATATTCTCGCAATCGGTAACACGGCCGGCTATGGGGTTATGACACTCGTGAACACCGTAGTCGGTGCTTCCGTCGTTATTATCACGATGGTATCCTTGATCGATTATAAGCTGATGATCGCTGCACTCCTTCCGCTGCCGCTTCTCGCCGTCGTGATCAGCAAGCTCGGCAAGCGTGTTCGGACTCGATTCCTTGCGGCGCAGGATGCGTTCGGTACGATGAACAACCACGCGCTGGAATCCATCTCCGGTATTCGCGTCATCCGTTCTTATGTGCAGGAGCATCATGACTTAACTGCATTCGATAGCGTGACGACCGATGTGCTGGAGCGGAACCGGGAAGTATCGAGTCTGAATGCGCTGTTCCAGCCGCTTATCTCGATTATTGTCGGCATCAGCTATACGATCGGTATCGGCTACGGCTCCTACCTGGTGTTTCACAAAGAGATTACGCTCGGACAGTTAATCTCGTTTAATATTTATTTAGGGATGTTAATCTGGCCGATGATTTCCTTCGGTGAGTTCATTAACGTGCTTCAACGTGGCAGCGCTTCCGCGGACCGGCTGCAGACTGCGTTCGATGAGCAGCCGGATCTTGCGGATCCAGCGAGGCCTGCTTCAGTGGCTCGCCCTGAACGGATTGAGATGAAAGGACTGACGTTCACCTATCCGGCGGCTAACCAGCCAAGTCTTAGGGATGTTAAATTCCAGCTGGAGCGCGGGCAGACGCTTGGCATTGTCGGTCGTACAGGAAGTGGGAAGAGTACGCTTCTGAAGCAGCTCCTCAGGCAGTATCCGTTAGAAGCGAATCGGCTGTTTATTTCGGGTGTGCCGATTGAACAGATCGCGATTGATCGCGTGAAAAGCTGGATTGGCTACGTGCCGCAGGAGCATCTTCTGTTATCCAAGTCGATCAGCGACAACATCGCGCTCGGCAAGCCGGATGCCTCCGAAGAAGAAATCCGGAGGGCGGTCGAAATGGCCTCGTTCACCTCGGACATCGCGGGCATGCCGGAAGGGCTCGGCACGATCGTCGGCGAGAATGGCGTCATGCTCTCCGGCGGTCAGAAGCAGCGGCTTGCGATTGCGCGAGCACTGTTAATCGACTCGGAGATATTGATGCTCGATGATTCGTTGTCAGCGGTAGATGCGCGGACGGAGAGTGAGATCCTGCACAACATTAGGCAGAATCGTGCGGGTAAGACGACATTGATCTCGACGCACCGGCTGTCTGCGGTCAGCCATGCGGATTGGATTCTCGTGCTCGATGAAGGTCGTGTCATTGAAGAGGGTACGCACGAGGAGCTCATGTTCTTCGGCGGATGGTATAAGCAGCAATGGGATCGGCAGCAGATGGAAGCGAGCTTGGAAGAGTAATGCAGCAATGCGCAAAATGCAGTAGTGCAGGATATTAGAACATCCAGGAGGTAGCTATGAACCAATCGACGACGAGACGGCTGCTTGGCTACGCGCTCGTCTACAAGTACCGGATTATTGCGGCGCTGCTCATCCTATGCTGTGCGGTTGGCGCGGAGCTTGCGGGACCTTTTATTACAAAGACGATCATCGATAAGCATCTTTCCATTAAAGAGAATGATCTGCCGGCTGTGCTGCGGCTGCTCGGACTTTATCTGGGGCTGCTGGTTACAGCGGGCGTCTGCAACTTTACACAATCCTATCTGCTGCAAATAACTGCGCTGCGGATTATTAAGAACATGCGGATGGACTTGATGCGCCATATTGGCCGGATACCTTTGCGTTATTTTGACAATACGCCGATTGGACAGGTTGTATCGCGGATTGCGAACGATACAGAAGCAGTGCGCGATCTGTTCATGAGCTTCATGGCGACATTCGTGGTGAGCGCGGTGCAGCTGACGGGGATATTCACAGCCTTGTTCATTCTTGACGCGCGGCTCGCGCTGTTCGCGCTCTTGCTGCCGCCGTTGTTCGCGGTCATCATGTACATTCACTTGAAGTATTCGAAAATCTTCATCACCATCATGCGAGCGCGCTTGAGTGACATGAATGCGATGATTAATGAGTCCATCGTCGTCATGCCGATTATCCAAGCATTCCGTCGCGAAAAGATAACGCTGGATGAGTTCGAGGTGCTGAACGAGGATCGCTACGTGAATCAAGTGAAGCAGTTCCGCGTGTTCTCGTTATCTTCGCGGAATATCGTCGGCACGATCGGCAGCTTGGTGACGGCTGGCGTTGTGTGGTATTTTGGCGGTCGCTCGCTGGAGACAGGCATTGAGTTCGGCGTGTTCTATGCGTTTATTGATTATTTGGGACGGGTTTTCCTGCCGATTATCGGGATCTTCGACCAGCTGACAAATGCTCAGCGGGCTTTCGTCTCCGCGGAGAAGGTGTTCGCGATTATGGATCTGGAAGGCTCAGAAGTGGACGATGCTTCGGGCGAAGGGCGTCCGGAAGGCGTCGTGAAGTTTGACGGTGTTACGTTCGCGTACAAGGAAGGCGAGAACGTGCTGAAGAACATCTCGTTTGAAGCACGCAAAGGGGAAACGGTAGCGTTGGTCGGTCACACCGGCTCGGGCAAAAGCTCCATCATGAACCTGCTGCTCGGCTTCTATGAGCCGCAGCATGGCGCGATTACGATCGACGGCCGCGATATTCGCGGCTTGTCGAAGCAGGCGCTGCGCAAGCACATGGGCATCGTGCTGCAGGATCCGTTCTTGTTCGCAGGCGACATTAAGTTTAATGTCAGCCTGTACAACAAGGACATTACGCTTGAGCGCGTGAAGAGCGCACTGCGTGATGTCGGCGCAGCTTCTTTCGTCGAGCAGCTGCCTGGCGGCTATGACGAGCCGGTTGTAGAGCGCGGCAATACGCTGTCGAGCGGACAGCGGCAGCTGATTTCTTTTGCGAGGGCGCTGGCGTTCGACCCGAGCATTCTCATTCTCGATGAGGCAACGGCGAGCATCGACAGCGAGACGGAGGGCCTCATCCAGCAGGCGCTGAAAGTCGTCAGCGAAGGCCGGACGACGCTTGTCATCGCGCATCGGCTCTCGACAATTCGCGAGGCCGATCAAATTCTCGTCCTGCACCGCGGCGAGATTGTCGAGCGCGGAAACCACCGCGAACTGATGACGCTGCAAGGCCGGTACTTTAAGATGTACCAGCTGCAGACCGGCGAAGGCCATGCAGCTGCCGCGCCGGGCAGCGGCGGCGCAGTCACAGCGTCGGCGGGGCCGATGGTGTAGCGTTTTGCGGGAGAGAGCAACGGAGGGAATCCGTTGCTCTTTTTTTGTTCGCCGCCGGGGTGGGGCGGCGGAGTGTTGCTAGCGTGGTGAGGAAGCAGGAACCCCACATAAGTGGGAGTAGCGCCGAAAGTGGAGCAGGAGAGGTAGTGGGAAAGCGCCAAAAGTGGAGCAAGAGAGGTAGTGGGAACACCACATTAGTGGAAAAGAGCCAAAAGTGGAGCAAGAGAGGTGGTGGGAACCTCACATCTGCGAGAAAGCAGCAAAAGTAGCTAAAGAGAGGTAGCAGGAACCTCACATTAGTGGAAAAGCGCCGAAAGTGGAGCAAGAGAGGTAATAGGAACCCCGCATCTGCGAGAAAGCAGCAAAAGTAACCAAAGAGAGGTAGCAGGAACCTCACATTAGTGGAATAACGCCGAAAGTGGAGCAAGAGAGGTAGTGTGTACCCCACATCTGCGAGAAAGCAGCAAAAGTAGCCAAAGAGAGGTAGCAGGAACCCCACATTAGTGAAAAATCGCCGAAAGTGGAGCAAGAGAGGTAGTAGAAACCCCACATTGATGGGAATGCAGGGGTATTCGGTTAATGTAGCTGGTTTAGTGGACTACATTGATGGAAATGTGGGGAGAAAAGGCAAAAGTAGCTGGTTTAGTGAACTACATTGATGGAAATGTGGGGAGAAAAGGTGAAAGAAGCTGGTTTAGTGGACTACATTGATGGAAATGTGGGTGAAAAGGTGAAAGAAGCTGGTTTGCTGGACTACATTGATGGAAAAGTGGGGAAAAAGGCGAAAGAAGCGAAAGAAGCTGGTTTGGTGGACTACATGAAATTGACGAGAGTGGAAGGAAAGGAACAGAGTACCCACACGAGAGATGAAGCTGACAAAGTAACCAAAGAGAAGTAGCAGGTACTCCGAATTAGCAGAAAAGCTGCGATGTCGAAACAAGAGCATCCCCCAGGGATCTACATTGGCGGAGGCGAGCGGTGGGAGGTAGTTGAATTTCTTGCGATACGGGCTAAATATTACTGCCCAAGGTCGTTTAGATCCACACTCTCCAGCTGCCAGGTACTCGGCAGCTGATCTCTGCCAGCGGAGGTTTTGCCGATCGCTGGGGAAAAGGGATGCGTAAGCGAAGCGCCGATCGTTTCGAATGAGAGTGACTTTGGTACGAAGTACCACGGGAACGATCATCGAAATGGACGGAACGAAGCGGAGTCATCCCTTTTAGTATATCGATGTGGCACCATAAACCGGAGTTTTCATGTAGAATAGAAGCATTGGATGAACTTTCCTCATGGGGAGGGGATTGGAATGAAGGAGCTTATTTTGCCGGACGGCACGCTGGATGCGAGCCGCATATGGCGCAGAGAAACATTATACACAGGGATGAACGGCAAAAGCGTAGAGAGAGTCTACCTTTCGCCGGAGTACACCGTGATCTATAAACCGCTCACGAACGAGAGTCAGCTGGGACAAGAGGGCTGGGTGTATGAGCATATTTTGCAGGGAATGGCCTTTCCTCCGATCTACCCGCAGCTGCTTGCGGCTTCAGGGGTAGCCGCTGGCGAGCAAAGCTGGCAGCTGTTCGAAGACTTGGGCGCGCTTACACACAGCTTCGAGGAGGAAGCGGCGCTTGAACTGATTGACCACATCGCTTGGTGGCACTCGCTGCCCGTGCAACACCTCATTGAACAGCCACTGCTTGGCCCAAAGCCGCATATCGAGGACATCGCCAAACAGGTGCTGAACAGGCGCGACGAGCTAACGGAAACATTAGCGGAGCAAATGTCCAATCCGCAAGCCTTGATTAAACAGCTTGAAGCACTGACACACAATAGCTCGCTGACAACCTACTGGACTCGAGACGTACTCTCTCACGGCGATTTGCACCTTGGCAACTATGTGCGAGTACAAGGCGTCGTCCGCGTGCTCGATTGGGAGCATGCTCATCTGAACAGTCGTTACTGGGATGTATACCACGCGATTGACTTGTCACATCCGGATTTCCCGAAAACAATGAGCACCCCGGTTCGCGAACGATTACTGGATCGCTACCTGGAGCAGGCGGCTGAACATGGAACGCAGCTGAACGCACGACATTTTAAACAAGGCTATTACCTATTCGCCTCACTTTTCTCGCTATGGATGCTGCTATTGATCGCTGGCGACCTGAAGCGGCTGGCAGGTGTTGATGGCAAATGGACGATCCGGCAGCTCACGTCGCAGCTGGAGGAAACGCTGGACAGCTTATGGCAATGCGCTCAAACATTGGGTGAAGGGGAGTTGCTGAAAAATGACGAGTAACGGCCGCACGAGCACGCAGCGAATCGCACTAGTAACAGGAGCAAGCGGAGGGATGGGCCGCGCGACCGCCGCGCTGCTCGCCGCCGAGCATGGCATGAAGGTCTACCTGCTGGTTCGAAACAAGGAGAAAGGGCAGGCCGCTGTTGATGAAGTGAATCGCAAGTCCGGGCGGCACGATGCCGAGCTGCTCCTATGCGACCTTGCTTCTCTGGCAAGCATCCGTGCTGCGGCTGCTGAGCTTACTGGCCGGACAAGCCGGCTCGACGTGCTCGTTAACAATGCAGGCGTCATTACGCTGCGAAGGGAAGAGACGAAAGATGGCTTCGAGCGGCAGCTTGGCGTGAACCATCTGGGTCATTTTTTGCTGACAGGGCTGCTGCTGCCACTGCTGCGGCAAAGTGATGCGGCGCGAATTGTTAATGTATCTTCCGGTGCGCATAAGATTGGGAAGATGAATTATGAGGACCCTGGCATGAAGCGGGATTTTGCAGTGTGGCGAGCGTACAGCAGGTCGAAGCTGGCGAATATTTGGTTCACCAAGGAGCTGGCAAGACTTCTTGAAGGAACAGGGATTCCGGTCTATGCGCTTCATCCCGGCGTCGTCTCCACCGATATTGGCGTGAATCGCGAAACCGGCTTTGGCAAGCTTGTCCATCAGCTCATGCGTCCATTCTTCCAGACGGCAGAAGAAGGTTCCGGGACGGCGGTGTACTTAGCCAGTTCAGAGCAAGTCAGCGGCAAATCCGGTGATTATTTCTACAAGAAGAAGCCGATTGCAGTGACGGAGCTGGCCGATTCCGTTGAGGCGGCGGGCCGTTTCTGGAGCTGGAGCGAGGGAGTCGTAGGTTTTCGGTACGATATTTAACGATAGGAGAGTGACATGCGATGAGCAAAATCCAATATCCACAGCTGCAAAGCCATTCGACAATCGGTGTAACCGCACCATCCTCCGGGGTAGATCCGAGCCGTTATCAATGGTTGGAGCAGACTCGTGAGCGACTAGGCGCCACCGGGTTGCAGGTTCAATTCGGAGACACGGTATGGACGCAAAATAAAGCGAAATCCGCGCCAGCAGCCAAGCGAGCAGAAGAGTTTAATGCGATGATACAAGCGGCTGATGTGGATTTGATCATACCGCCGTGGGGCGGCGAGCTGCTCATTGAACTCATAGACCAAGTGGAATATGACAAGCTGCCATGCAAATGGGTGATGGGTTACTCGGACCTCAGCGTGCTGCTGCTTGCCATTACGCTGAAGACGGGCATTGCGACAGCGCATGGAACGAATATCGTTGATCTTCGCGGCGAGGAGACCGATGAGCTGACTGCGATGTGGCGGCCCGTTCTGTCAACGAAGGCAGGCGGGTCCGTTATCCAGCGATCTTCCAGCTGCTATCAGAAAGAGTGGCCGATGGATAGTGGCCCGAGTGTGTTCAAGTTGACGGAGCCGACGACGTGGCGCACGCTATTGACAGGCGGACAACAGGCCGAGGGCAAGCTGCGGCTGGAAGGCAGACTCCTTGGCGGCTGCATCGATGTCATTCGGCACTTAATCGGTACACCTTATGGCGATGTAGCTGCCTTTAGAGAAGCATACATTCCGGGGGAGAAGCTGCTGTGGTACCTCGAGAACTGCGAGCTGAACACTGCGGATGTGCGCAGGTCGCTCGTTCAGATGAAGCTGGCAGGCTGGTTCGAGCATTGCTCCGGCATTATGTTCGGACGCAGCCCGGCGAATCGTCCGGTTGAGAATTATACGATTGAGGATGTCTATACTGATCTGGCAGACGAGCTCGGATTGCCGATCGTCTACGATATCGACTGCGGGCATGTGCCGCCGCAGCTGACGCTAATCAATGGTGCGTTTGCTGAAGTGGAAGTAGACGTTGATGCGGGCAGCGGAACGGTTAAGCAGTATTTTAGATAGGGCAGGTTCGAGGAGGAAAGCTGGTGCAAGGCTATAACTGTTTGATGGTATACAATCCGGAGATGGATCGGCTGCTCATGTGCAGGAGGCTGAAGGATCCGTACAAAGGGCTGAGCAACCTCGTCGGCGGCAAAATCGAACCAGGGGAAGCAGGCATGGACGGAGCCTACCGAGAGCTCGAAGAAGAGACGGGCATTCGCGCGGAAGATATCGTGCTGCATCATATCATGGATTTCAAGTATTACTTGCAGGATTGCTACGTGGAGGTTTACGCTGGCCGATTGAAGCGTCCCGTCACCGTAGAGGGCGACGAGAATGAGCTGTATTGGTCCGATCTGGACCATGATTTCTTCGACATGTCTCTCTATGCCGGGGAAGGAAATATTGGGCATATGATCGAGCAGGTGAACATGAGTAGGGCGCTGCTTGTGGATGGGAGCAACCATAGTACGGTGAGCCAGGACTGAACAGGGGCGCTGAAATTGGCGGGTAACGAACTCAGGGAACGCTATCTATTGGAGCAAAAGAAAGAGGTACACTGCCTTGCTGCATGCCAGCATGGCGATGTACCTCTTTTTAATTAGCTGTGCTGCAATCCGGCAGCTTCCGCAATAATCTCATATGACCGCAGACGAGTCGCATGGTCGTAAATCTGCGAAGTGACGATGAGCTCGTCTGCCATCGTCTCGCGCAGAATCTCCTGCAGCCGCGCTTCGACGGTGCTCTTGCTGCCGGCGATGGAGTACTTGAACTTGGACTGCAGAGCGTCCCGTTCATGCGGCATCCATAGCTCATCCATGTTGTCGATCGGCGGCTTCAGCTTGCCGGGGCGACCGCGGATGAGGCTGAGGAACTGCTGCTGCTGCGAGGTCGCGAGGAAGCGCGCTTCTTCATCGGTTTCGGCGGCGACGATGTTCACGCCGACCATAATGTACGGCTTCGCGAGCGCTTCGGACGGCTGGAAGACGCTGCGGTACAGATGAATCGCCGGCATCAAGTACTCCGGCGCAAAGTGGCTCGCGAACGAGAACGGCAGCCCGAGCTCGCCGGCCAGCTTCGCGCTGAAGCCGCTGGAGCCGAGCAGCCAGATCGGCACATCGACGCCTTCGCCAGGCGTCGCCCGCACAGGGCGATATTCATCCGCCGGCGGATGGAAGAAAGCGCGGAGCTCGGCGAGCAGCTCGGGGAATTCCTGCCCGTGCGTCGCGAGATCGCGCCGCAGCGCGCGCGCCGTCGTCTGGTCGGAGCCTGGAGCGCGGCCAAGGCCAAGGTCGATGCGGCCTGGGAACATCGACTCCAAGGTACCGAACTGCTCGGCGATGACAAGCGGCGCATGGTTCGGCAGCATAATACCGCCCGAGCCGACGCGGATGCGTTTCGTGCCGCCGGCCACGTAGCCGATGACAACGGAAGTGGCGGAGCTGGCGATGCCCGCCATATTGTGATGCTCCGCCAGCCAGTAGCGATTATAGCCTAGCTGCTCTGCATGCTGCGCGAGCTCAAGGGTATTGCGGAATGCATCCGCCGGCGTTGCGCCTTCAATAACGGGTGCAAGATCCAAGACGGAGAGTGGAACCTGTATAGGATTAGTCATAAAAATTCCTCCTGTATATAGAAGTGTAGTAATCAACCATTGCTCCGGTCGCAGCCCCTATGTCAAAGAAAATCGAAAAAAGTAGAATGCTGCAGTATCCATATTTAAGCTGGAATTCTATACCTTGACAACCGATTGCACACCTTTAAAATAGGTTAATAACTGCAGCATGAATCTTTCCTCATGTCATCTATTCCATTCAGGGAGGACTTGGCAGATGAGCAGTACCATTGAAGACTTACTCATGGACAAAGCGAGCAGCGCAGATTGCGGTACGATTGTGTACTCGCCGGGCGGACAGTATGGGCCGCGTTATCAGCAGGACCTGCAGCTCGTGCTGCTTCACACCGGGCATCTGAACGTCACCATCGATGATACGAGTCATACGGTAACTCCGGGAAATGTCGTACTGCTAAAGCCGGGGCACCTCGAGTTCTTCGAATTCGCACATGACCAAGAGACTTGGCATCGCTGGATTAATGTCAGAGTTCCAGAGTTCTCCGAGGAGTATGAGCAGCAGCTTGGCGACCTTCCGTTCATCATACCAATCTCGGCAGAGCTAAACAAGCTGACGGACCTGATGCTAGACATGAAGCCGGGCGCAACTACAGAGAGTCCGCAGATGCGCTGTATCGGGCTGGCCGCGCTCTATCAGTTCTCTCACGAGAATAAGCGGGAGAATCGGGCAACAGGGCTGCATGCATCGGTAGCGAAGGCCAAGAACGTCATTCACGATCGGTATGCGGAGGATTGGACATTGAGTGGGCTGGCGGAGCAGGTGAATGTTACGCCGGAGCACCTCATCCGGTTATTTCATACCCATGAGAACACGACTCCGATGAAATACTTATGGCATTATCGCGTGCGCCAAGCCGCCGAAATGCTGCATACGACAGGCGATTCCGTGACGGAAATCGCGCTGCGCTGCGGCTTCAAGTCGCCGATTCATTTCTCCAGATGCTTGAAGCAGCGTACAGGCAAATCGCCTACAGAGATTCGAAGAGATTCGTGGCAGCCGAAGTGACCCTCCTTACATATGCCTAAACAAACAGCCTGCGTGTGTCATGCGCGAGGCTGTTTTTTGTGTGTGGAATTATGCAAAATTTGACGAATCCGCACGTATCAATTCTGGTTCATTTTCCGTCAATTGGGTGGTATTGTCCACCTATCATACAGGTGTTATTCTTCTCTTCGATAGTATAATAGCGCTTACACAAACGCGCAGCTGCGGAGGGGTAGCCTTGAAAAAAGGAATTAGCTTGTTGGTAACACTAAGCTTCTTAACCACGTACTTGGTTGGTTGCAGCACGGATTCAGGCGGCAATACCACATCACAGTCGAACAGCAGCAGCTCAGCATCAGGAAGCAAGAAAACAATTACCTTATGGACGTTCGCCGACACGCACAAGCAATATTATGACGAGATGAAAGCCAAGTACGAGAAGGATCACCCGGATGTTAACATCAAGATCGAATTGCTCGAGTATACGGCGCTTTATGATAAATATACCGTAATCGCGCAATCCGGCGGCAAAGGCGCGCCGGACTTGATCGACGTTGAGCAAGGCGCATTCCCGAGATATATTAAAGGCGATGTGCCATTCGAGCCGCTTAACAGCTACCTAGAAACAGCGGACCTGTCGAATGCGATTCCGAAGGGTCGCCTCGATCTCTACACAGTGAACAGCAATATCTATGGCATTGAGATCGCAGCCTGCGTATCCGCGCTGTATTACCGGAAGGACCTATATGACGCGGCCGGCGTTGACGTCTCGAAGCTGAAGACGTGGAGCGAGTTCATGGAAGCGTCCAAGCCGCTGCTCGGCAAGGACAAGTTCGTGCTAAGCGGCTCGGAGAAGGACCAAGGCCTGTTCGAGCAGCTGCTTC
This window harbors:
- a CDS encoding S66 family peptidase, which translates into the protein MSKIQYPQLQSHSTIGVTAPSSGVDPSRYQWLEQTRERLGATGLQVQFGDTVWTQNKAKSAPAAKRAEEFNAMIQAADVDLIIPPWGGELLIELIDQVEYDKLPCKWVMGYSDLSVLLLAITLKTGIATAHGTNIVDLRGEETDELTAMWRPVLSTKAGGSVIQRSSSCYQKEWPMDSGPSVFKLTEPTTWRTLLTGGQQAEGKLRLEGRLLGGCIDVIRHLIGTPYGDVAAFREAYIPGEKLLWYLENCELNTADVRRSLVQMKLAGWFEHCSGIMFGRSPANRPVENYTIEDVYTDLADELGLPIVYDIDCGHVPPQLTLINGAFAEVEVDVDAGSGTVKQYFR
- a CDS encoding MGMT family protein, which codes for MAALQPFTERVIAVIRSIPAGSVMTYGQIAEQAGSPRAARQVVRILHSLSEKHNLPWHRVINAKGEIAIANDEGRFMQRYLLEEEGVYVNPAGFVDLEQYRYEPAPNY
- a CDS encoding DMT family transporter; protein product: MPRLIYAALLGLSLIWGGSFYFIKILLHDFGPWSIAFLRSGFGLLVVVVIMTVFKKPFGFRTIPWLAMFIMALINTAVPWTLIGFSEQRLTSSLASILNATTPVWTIVVGIAFFGNKSSRMQWIGLATATIGVIILLGIRPGTLLSFDGIGLIGMLCATLAYAIGSHLSKRLSLRGLTMYQITYGTLLSSTAVSGIFAFSTESITWAHLTSADNVPMFLSLGMLGSGFAYILFYYMVEKGSAEFASMVTYLVPCTALIWGSTLLGESIKWNMLVGLVIILGGVFIASRKPRTGDVIKSREARSS
- a CDS encoding phosphotransferase family protein translates to MKELILPDGTLDASRIWRRETLYTGMNGKSVERVYLSPEYTVIYKPLTNESQLGQEGWVYEHILQGMAFPPIYPQLLAASGVAAGEQSWQLFEDLGALTHSFEEEAALELIDHIAWWHSLPVQHLIEQPLLGPKPHIEDIAKQVLNRRDELTETLAEQMSNPQALIKQLEALTHNSSLTTYWTRDVLSHGDLHLGNYVRVQGVVRVLDWEHAHLNSRYWDVYHAIDLSHPDFPKTMSTPVRERLLDRYLEQAAEHGTQLNARHFKQGYYLFASLFSLWMLLLIAGDLKRLAGVDGKWTIRQLTSQLEETLDSLWQCAQTLGEGELLKNDE
- a CDS encoding NUDIX hydrolase, encoding MQGYNCLMVYNPEMDRLLMCRRLKDPYKGLSNLVGGKIEPGEAGMDGAYRELEEETGIRAEDIVLHHIMDFKYYLQDCYVEVYAGRLKRPVTVEGDENELYWSDLDHDFFDMSLYAGEGNIGHMIEQVNMSRALLVDGSNHSTVSQD
- a CDS encoding SDR family oxidoreductase; translated protein: MTSNGRTSTQRIALVTGASGGMGRATAALLAAEHGMKVYLLVRNKEKGQAAVDEVNRKSGRHDAELLLCDLASLASIRAAAAELTGRTSRLDVLVNNAGVITLRREETKDGFERQLGVNHLGHFLLTGLLLPLLRQSDAARIVNVSSGAHKIGKMNYEDPGMKRDFAVWRAYSRSKLANIWFTKELARLLEGTGIPVYALHPGVVSTDIGVNRETGFGKLVHQLMRPFFQTAEEGSGTAVYLASSEQVSGKSGDYFYKKKPIAVTELADSVEAAGRFWSWSEGVVGFRYDI
- a CDS encoding ABC transporter ATP-binding protein codes for the protein MNQSTTRRLLGYALVYKYRIIAALLILCCAVGAELAGPFITKTIIDKHLSIKENDLPAVLRLLGLYLGLLVTAGVCNFTQSYLLQITALRIIKNMRMDLMRHIGRIPLRYFDNTPIGQVVSRIANDTEAVRDLFMSFMATFVVSAVQLTGIFTALFILDARLALFALLLPPLFAVIMYIHLKYSKIFITIMRARLSDMNAMINESIVVMPIIQAFRREKITLDEFEVLNEDRYVNQVKQFRVFSLSSRNIVGTIGSLVTAGVVWYFGGRSLETGIEFGVFYAFIDYLGRVFLPIIGIFDQLTNAQRAFVSAEKVFAIMDLEGSEVDDASGEGRPEGVVKFDGVTFAYKEGENVLKNISFEARKGETVALVGHTGSGKSSIMNLLLGFYEPQHGAITIDGRDIRGLSKQALRKHMGIVLQDPFLFAGDIKFNVSLYNKDITLERVKSALRDVGAASFVEQLPGGYDEPVVERGNTLSSGQRQLISFARALAFDPSILILDEATASIDSETEGLIQQALKVVSEGRTTLVIAHRLSTIREADQILVLHRGEIVERGNHRELMTLQGRYFKMYQLQTGEGHAAAAPGSGGAVTASAGPMV
- a CDS encoding ABC transporter ATP-binding protein — encoded protein: MLSFVSRLKWFFKERWLYYAVAISLMTIVSLLQTVPPKMIGNTVDRIRSGNLTASQLSSTVLLLLGLSLLLYVLVFIWITTLYGNSVLIEKLLRGRFLAHLTRMTPSFFQRNNTGQLMALATNDILAIGNTAGYGVMTLVNTVVGASVVIITMVSLIDYKLMIAALLPLPLLAVVISKLGKRVRTRFLAAQDAFGTMNNHALESISGIRVIRSYVQEHHDLTAFDSVTTDVLERNREVSSLNALFQPLISIIVGISYTIGIGYGSYLVFHKEITLGQLISFNIYLGMLIWPMISFGEFINVLQRGSASADRLQTAFDEQPDLADPARPASVARPERIEMKGLTFTYPAANQPSLRDVKFQLERGQTLGIVGRTGSGKSTLLKQLLRQYPLEANRLFISGVPIEQIAIDRVKSWIGYVPQEHLLLSKSISDNIALGKPDASEEEIRRAVEMASFTSDIAGMPEGLGTIVGENGVMLSGGQKQRLAIARALLIDSEILMLDDSLSAVDARTESEILHNIRQNRAGKTTLISTHRLSAVSHADWILVLDEGRVIEEGTHEELMFFGGWYKQQWDRQQMEASLEE